The region TCCATAAACACAAGGTTCTGTTTCTTCTCGGAAAGTTCCAAACATTCGGTCAAAGATGATGAAGATTCCACCATGGTTTTTATCAATGTAGATTGGGTTGATCGCATGGTGGACGCGGTGGTGCGAAGGAGTAGAAAGTAAGTATTCTCCAATCTTTCCAATTTTGCCCACGGCTTTTGTATGTACCCAAAATTGGTAGACCAGGTTGATCTGTCCGCTGGCAAGATACATCCAAGGATGGAATCCCACAAGTGCCAAGGGAACATAGAAAATCCAAGAGACAATTCCACCGAGACCTGTTTGGCGGAGTGCCACAACTAAATTGTATTCTTCACTGTGGTGGTGGATCACATGTCCTGCCCAAAGGATATTGACTTCGTGGGCCAAACGGTGGGACCAATAGTAACAAAAATCTTGACCGACAATACAAAGGATCCAAGCCCAGGGGTTGGTCAGGGCAAATTCAAAAAATCGAAAATGTTCGTAGATATAAAAATAAGCAAAAAGTCCGATCCCTTTTTGGAAAAGGCCCCAAATTTGGGAAACGATCCCCGTACTTAAGTCGGCGATGGAATCGTTCAGTCGGTAGAGGGCTTTGTTTTTGCGGTATCCGATGTAGACTTCTATTCCAATGAGTAAGAAGAATACGGGGATGGCGTACGTGACTATGGGCGGAGGTGTAAAATTCTCGAACATGGCGGGAATAATTTTGCCATCATTTTGACAAATAGTCAAGTAAATGTTGACCCAAAGTCAGAAATTGTTCACGGTTCAATTCTTCTGGTCTGGCGGTGGGAGGAATTCCTGCTGACTGGATGGCCTTTCCTAGAGCCTCGCGAAACACAGGGTCTTCCGAAAAAGGAGATTCTCTTAGGCTCACTTGGATTTGCTTTCGTTTTCCCCAAAAGAGTGTGCGAAGCATCCGTGACCAGAGTTCTACTTCTCTTTCTGTTTCCAGTCTCCATTCATTCGGTCTTGTTTGGCTTTTGGGTTTCAAAAGGATGAGGGCCGAATGGATTTTGGGAATGGGAAAAAAACAGTTTTTGTGGACGGTTTTCAAATACTTCACATCACAAAAGGCAGAGAGAAAAACAGATAAGGAGGAGGTTTCTTTGACGAGGCGTTCGGCAAATTCCTTTTGCACCATAAAAATTCCGCCTTGGAAATTTCTACAATGAATGACAAGAGTGTTGATGATTTCTGTTGTTAGGTGGTAAGGTAAATTTCCAAATACAAAAACCTTTTCCTTGTAGATATGAAAAAGATTATCTATTGCATCTCCCTCGAATAACAAAGCTTTTGGAAATTTAGGTAAAATTTCATCTTTTGCCAATTGGATGTAAGCATGATCGATTTCGAAAAGAAAAGTTTTTTTGTCCAAACTGAGAACGGGATAAGTTAAGGTTCCGAGTCCAATCCCTATTTCCGCGAGCGTAATGGATTCATCTATTAACATGTGTTCAGCGGAGTTTGCAATAAAATTGACTATGTTCTGGTCGATGAGGAAGTTTTGGCCAAATTTCTTTTGGGCACGGATTCCCTTGGCTTCAAAGAAGGTCTGGATATTGGAGATGGTGGCGTAAGGGGATTTCAAAATGATCCTCAACGAGTATCATTTTCCAGGCAGTAGAAATCCCAAGTAGTTTTTGGTATTGGATCCATTCTTTCGCCTCCTTTTTTTTCCAAGGGGGAAAGTCCAAAAGAAGGATTCCTTTCCAATCTCTGTTGGTTTGGGATTTGTCGGCCTCTCTTGTTTGTTTTAAAAATCTTTCAATGGTCTTTGGGTTTCCATCAAAACGAATGATCGAAAATAAAGGATTCATATCTGACCCGAGAATTTCTTTTTCTTTGGGTTTGATCGGTAATTGGAATTTTTGGATCCATTCCATATCTTTATTTGTCCCATGCCAAAAAACATCTGTTATTTGATGTTTTGACATCTGCGAAAGAATTCCAGATAAACATGATTCCGATTCGAAAGATATTTTTTTGGGTGGGGGAAAACCGGAAGAGGATTCTGTTAGTTTTTTGGAATAACAAGTCCCAAAAATATACAAATGATCCTCCAAACGAATGGAAAGATTCCCTTTCCGGAGTTTGGTTTCGAGGTCGGGAAATTTCTCTTTGGGAAAGAAAAACGAAAAACAAAAAAACATACAGGGAAGGAGATAAAGAGAAGTTTTCAGGATGGGCCAGTTTCGGATCGGTAGTTTGGGATAAAAAGTGAAACAGAGAATGAGGAGGATGGAAATCATACAAAGTCCTGTTGGAACCACCGCCCAGGTTTGATAACCTCGCACGTAGTATGCCAATGAGGAAAATAGTTTTAGAAAGATAGAAAGTTCGAAGGAAGCCGGAACCCAAATCCAAGAAGAAAGGGATTCTATTAAAAATGTTGGGACAAGGCTTTGTAAAAACAAACTTAAATACAATGTGGGCAAAAGAATTCCTGCCAAAGGGACTAACAAAAAATTGATTCCAATCCCTCCAAAAGAAAAAGATCGAAAATAATACACTAAGATTGGAAAACTACAAAGAGAACAAGCAAACGTTAAGTGAAGGTTTTCTTTGAAAAAAGATTTTGATTTGGGAAGAAAACAAAAATCAAAACTTGGTTTGATAAAAAATATTCCAAATACTGCCCCAAAAGATAACAAAAATCCAATGCTTAAAAAATCATAAAATAGAAAAAACGCAATGGAAGCAGATGAGATCACTAGTAAATCTGCCGGCCCGATTTTTCTATAAAACAAGGAAGCCGTGAGAGATAAAAAAACAAATAAATAAGCACGCAAAAATGAAACGGGAAAATCAAGTGCAGACAAATAGAGGAAACCGAGTCCTAAGGAAAGTAAAAGAGAAATCCATTTTTGTTTAGAGAAACAAAGATTTCCAATAAATTGTAAAGAACCAATAAAAATTCCCAAATGGAGACCTGAAGCAGCAAACAAATGTAAGATGCCTGATTCTTTTGCCATCTCTTTGAAACTTGGCGGAATTTCTTTGGTGGATCCTGTAACTAGACCCATCACAATCCTTGATTCAAATTTACTAAGGGGAGAGTTTTGGATTTGGGTTTCTAAATAGGAACGAAAGAGAGGATTTATGGTTC is a window of Leptospira congkakensis DNA encoding:
- a CDS encoding sterol desaturase family protein, with amino-acid sequence MFENFTPPPIVTYAIPVFFLLIGIEVYIGYRKNKALYRLNDSIADLSTGIVSQIWGLFQKGIGLFAYFYIYEHFRFFEFALTNPWAWILCIVGQDFCYYWSHRLAHEVNILWAGHVIHHHSEEYNLVVALRQTGLGGIVSWIFYVPLALVGFHPWMYLASGQINLVYQFWVHTKAVGKIGKIGEYLLSTPSHHRVHHAINPIYIDKNHGGIFIIFDRMFGTFREETEPCVYGTVKPLRSFNPVYANVHYYWELIKQAASAPYFLDKIKVFFKPPGWYPREGTKPAGFLPIPEVSPATFYKYDPKPQPEVRTYTTTWFVLVLLLSFAFLLFVAKFSVISQILVTVWVTLSLLAINALIEGKSWAGAMEITRLLFGFLVIGYFDLSWHYYLIGIVCLLVAGIYLYRTSGQKAQAA
- the rsmA gene encoding 16S rRNA (adenine(1518)-N(6)/adenine(1519)-N(6))-dimethyltransferase RsmA, whose amino-acid sequence is MKSPYATISNIQTFFEAKGIRAQKKFGQNFLIDQNIVNFIANSAEHMLIDESITLAEIGIGLGTLTYPVLSLDKKTFLFEIDHAYIQLAKDEILPKFPKALLFEGDAIDNLFHIYKEKVFVFGNLPYHLTTEIINTLVIHCRNFQGGIFMVQKEFAERLVKETSSLSVFLSAFCDVKYLKTVHKNCFFPIPKIHSALILLKPKSQTRPNEWRLETEREVELWSRMLRTLFWGKRKQIQVSLRESPFSEDPVFREALGKAIQSAGIPPTARPEELNREQFLTLGQHLLDYLSK
- a CDS encoding ComEC/Rec2 family competence protein, giving the protein MKPEIYLLPRSDFGWFCLGICSTAFFLKLGCRIPGFHSFLILISLTLLILYTILPKITSQSNDKRIYLCILSSLLFLFFANIQASPRPRTINPLFRSYLETQIQNSPLSKFESRIVMGLVTGSTKEIPPSFKEMAKESGILHLFAASGLHLGIFIGSLQFIGNLCFSKQKWISLLLSLGLGFLYLSALDFPVSFLRAYLFVFLSLTASLFYRKIGPADLLVISSASIAFFLFYDFLSIGFLLSFGAVFGIFFIKPSFDFCFLPKSKSFFKENLHLTFACSLCSFPILVYYFRSFSFGGIGINFLLVPLAGILLPTLYLSLFLQSLVPTFLIESLSSWIWVPASFELSIFLKLFSSLAYYVRGYQTWAVVPTGLCMISILLILCFTFYPKLPIRNWPILKTSLYLLPCMFFCFSFFFPKEKFPDLETKLRKGNLSIRLEDHLYIFGTCYSKKLTESSSGFPPPKKISFESESCLSGILSQMSKHQITDVFWHGTNKDMEWIQKFQLPIKPKEKEILGSDMNPLFSIIRFDGNPKTIERFLKQTREADKSQTNRDWKGILLLDFPPWKKKEAKEWIQYQKLLGISTAWKMILVEDHFEIPLRHHLQYPDLL